The DNA window TCTACGAAGCGTACCAATCTGCCCTGGAAAAAAACGGCGAGATCGATTTCGAGGACATGCTGAATATGGCCGCGAGCCGCGTCCGCGAGGGGAAGTTCCTCCATCCATACAAGTATGTCATCGTGGACGAGTATCAGGATCTTTCGAGGTCCAGATACAATCTGCTCAGCGCTCTCCGCAGGTCTAAGGATTACCGCCTGTTCTGCGTCGGCGATGACTGGCAGAGCATATACCGTTTCAACGGATGCGATGTCTCGTACATCCTGGATTTCGAGAGATATTGGGGTCCCTCTGCTATATGCAAAATCGAGAGGACCTATCGCTTTTCAGGTGATATCCTGAGGAAGAGCAGCGAATTCGTTTGCAGGAACAGCCGTCAGATCAGAAAAAATCTTGTCGGTATGGGTGGCAAGGACGGCAAAGTCTACTTCATATCCAAGGACGACGACATCCAGATCCGCGAGGAGATAGGAAGGAGGCTGGTGCTTTTGGAAAACGGGAAAAGCGTTCTTTTCCTGGGGAGATACAACCATGACGTGAGGCTGCTGAGCGGCGGCGGATTCGGATGGAAACAAAACATCTCGGACAGTTCTAAGACCATAAGCTATGATCCGCGCCCGGATCTGGACATGAAGTTCATGACTATCCATTCGTCCAAGGGGCTTCAGGCTGATGTCGTTTTTTCTGTCAACAATAGGTCCGGAAGATACGGATTCCCCAGCATAAGGGAAGAGCCGGCCGTCATCCCGATGCTTCTGGTCGGGGAGAACAGCCAGATCGACGAGGAACGCAGGCTGTTCTATGTAGCCATGACCAGAGCAAAAGAGGCTGTGTATATTGTTTCCCAGAACGGTCACCAATCAGATTTCTTCAAAGAGATGTTTCCGATGGGCAACGTCTATGGGAAGAAAGAGGGGATGACCTGTCCGCTGTGCGGAGGGGCGATGATTCTGAAAACAAATCAGAACGGACACAGATTCTATGGATGCAGCAACTACCGTTCCAAAGGGTGCAGATTCACCAGGGGCTGCGAGCCTTTTGTGCATCCGAAAAAATGAGTTCGGATGGCGGGCCGGCTGATGGCTAAGTCAGAGCACTTCCATCACTCAGCAGCCTTTCGATTGTTTTGCATGCGGCAAACGATTGCGTCAGGCATCCAAGTCGAGTTTTAGATTGGGCAGTTGCATTTCTGAGATCCCGGGAATCCGGAGCGAAACCCTGATCTGTGGAGAAGCAAAGGTCCCTTCACGGCTGTTGTCCGTCTTTCAGATGGCGACCCCACATATCACAATCTTGTTGTTCTCGAACAGAGAAATCATCTGGTCAACCCGGGATTCCAGGTTGCCGTCAGTCCCGAAAAGATTGTGGAATACCTCTCCCACGACCATCATCGCAGAGCGGAGTTCGGTGCCATCCGGGTTGTTTTCGAAGCATTCGATAGCGGAAGAGAGAGCGCCCAGCGATGCGTGCACCTTGATATTGAAGTCTGGCATCCCGGTTATCCCGTTTCCCTCTTCCGTGTCTCTGATCCAGTCTATCAGAGGTTTCAGAGATCTCTATTTGATGTCCCATTTCCTGTATATCGTTCCGATGAGGCTTGCGATATGCTGGGATTTGGACGCCGCATAGATCTGCAGGAATATGGGGAAACTCAGTATCGAGGTCAGGCTCGAGTTTTTCGGGAGGCATTCCTTGGATTCGCGGATGGAATCCCAGAGAGCTTCTGATACGACCTCCGCGAAGACCTCGTCTTTGTTTTTGAATAGATTGTAAACGCTTCCGGGAAGGACCCCGGCCTTCCAAGCTATCTCGCGGATGGTCGTCTTTTCGTAGCCCTTATCCAGGAAAAGAACCACGGACGCGTCGATTATGCGGCGGCGGGTTTCTTCGCCTTTGCCCGATCTTTTCCTGTCATGGTTCATCTTGGTAGCCATCAGACTCCAAGCTTAGTCCATAGTTAAGGCTGTTGGAGTTACCTTTTTGCGATTCGGGCATAATTATTTGGACACGTTCAAAAACATTAAATAATATGCATTTTTGAACATAGTCAAAAAAGGTGATTACACGTTCGACAGTTATTCTAAATCTGTTCAGAAGCATCCCAAGGCGATCGTCGCCGTGTGGATCGTCGCTCTGATCATTGCGGTGCCGTTCGCGCTGCAGTCTGAGAGCGTTCTGAACTACGACATGACGTCCATGGGCGGGTTCGACAGCGAATCCACCGAAGGGAACGGGCTGATGGATGAGCATTTCTCAAACGGGATCTCCGCCAAAGCGATTTTGGTGGTCCCGTATTCGGATGCGTATCAGCTCGCCGAGATACAGGATAAACTCATAGCGTCCGGCGCATTGGACAAGAGGGTGCAGGAGAGGTACGGTTCCGAGGTCACGACGATGGCCATGGGCTCCTACTCCAAAGACGGTTCCGCCAGCGGGATCTGTCTTGTCGCGTTCGAGTTCCCCGAAGGCAAAGCCGTTACCGATGAGGTAGGGACTCTGAGGGGCATAGTGTCCGACGCAAAAGCGGATGCCGGACTTTCCGGCTTGAAGACTTACGTCACCGGCGCGGCGGCCATTTCGTATGATACCATGCAGGAGGCCAGCAGGGACGTCCAGATCATAGATCCCCTTTCGGTGATTCTGATCTTCGCCCTTCTCGCACTCTTCTTCTGGACCATCTGCACCGCCATCATTCCCCCTGCGGTCGTGGGGGCCGCTTACGGTATCGTCCTGGCGCTCATCTATGGTTTGGGTATGATCCTGGACATTTTCTATGTGACCAAGGTCATAGTCCTGGTCTCCATGCTCGGAGCCGGATGCGATTATTCTGTGTTCATAGTGTCCAGATACAGAGAGGAGCGCAAGAAGGGGGCCTCCAAAGAGGATTCGATAACCGATGCGGTCAGATGGGCAGGGGAATCTGTTTTCACATCCGGTCTCGCCGTGATAATCGGATTCGCTGTCATGTCATTCTGCACGTTCTCGCTTCTGTCTTCCATGGCGATAATCCTCGCTCTGGGCATAGTGATGGCTATGGCCGCGGCTCTCACGCTGATTCCCGCTGTGCTGTCTTTGATAGGCGACAAGGTGTTTTGGCCCAGATCCATCGATTATTACAAGGCCGGAACCCGCAAAGGCTCCTATGCTAAGGCGGTAAACTTCAGCAAGTCATATTACACGCGCGCGGCCGACATAGCACTGAAGCATTCCAAAGCCATAGTAATCGCGGTAATCCTGCTCACGGTGCCATTGGCGTATGTCGCAGTGACATCCGAGGATTCCTTCGACATGATCAGCGTCATGCCCGACAGCGAGGGCAAAGAGGGCATCCAGGTCATAACCGAGAACGCTGACGGAGGAATGATCATGCCCTCGTACGTGGTGGTGGACGTCGGTTCCGAAGCAGCCGAGATATCGCCGCTGCCGATGGAAGGCTTAGGGACTTTGGTCTGGACCGAATACGGCAGGGAGGTTCTCGCCGGGTCCGCAGCTTCCGCCGCAAAAATTGTTTCGTCCGACGGCAACATCAGTACGGCCATGTCCCCCATGTCCTGGGCGGCGATGTACCAATCCGCTTACAAGGCGATACAGGGGAAAGGCATCCCCGAGTCCATGATAACCGCGGAGATGGTCAACAGGGCCATAACGGACCAGATGCCCGATCTCGTCTCGATGCAGCTCGAAGAGAGGCTGTTCGGGACCTACGGATGGGACATAAAACCTGACGACACCCTTTGGGGAGCCATCTACGGCGCCGCCTACAAAGCGATACTGGTCAAAGGCGTCCCCGAGTCCATGATAACCGTCGAGATGGTCAACAGGGCGGCGGTCTCCGCAGTCCCGGAGCCCATATCGTCTTCGCTGACCCAGATGTTCGATAGCTATGGCTGGGGCCTTCCTCCCGAGGCGGTCTCCGCCAACGTCCCCGCTTTGGGGAGCACAATAGCCTCTATGATCGACTACTCCCTCAACATAGGCGCCGGGCTCGTGTCCGACGACGGGAAGTACATCCGCATGATGGTCCTGGTCAAAGATGAGCCCATGTCCAGGGCGTCGATGGATTCGATAGGCGGGATGAGGGACGTGATGTCCTCGGTCGTAGGCGACGGGTCAGGATGGGCGAAAGGATCTTGGGTGACCGGCACCGGTGCCATTCTTTACGATATCTCCGAAGTCGTGGGCCACGAGTTCACTCTCATCGAGATAGCCGTCGTCGTCCTGATATTCGTCCTGCTGTTTTTGGTGCTCGGATCGTATCTGACGCCGGTCCGTTCGCTGGCCACGATCATAATGAGCGTGGTGTGGACCCTCGGGCTTCTGCAGATCGTGTTCTCCAGAATTCTGGGTATCGACATAGTGTGGATGGTCCCCATCATACTGTTCGTCATATGCCTCGGACTGGGGATGGATTATGATATCCTGCTCACAACCCGCATCAGGGAAGGCAAAATCAGAGGGATGTCCAACGATGAGGCCATCAAGAACGCCGTGATCAGATCCGGCCCAATCATCGCTCTCTGCGGGCTGATCATGGGCGGGACGTTCCTCACGATGCTGGTCTCCGGGTCCGCGATGCTCCAGGAGATAGGGTTCGCCCTTGGCGTGGCCATTCTCGTGGATTCATTGGTGGTCGTGCCTTTCATCGTGCCTGCGCTCATGCATCTGATGGGAGATTGGTCCTGGAAGGGCCCCAAGTTCCTCCGTAAGGACGGCATCAATTGAAACGGACGGGTTCGGCGGGGGAGATCCTGCCGATCCCGTCTCGGCTTATCTTGGCTGGCTCAGAATGGGTATGAAATCAATTACGCTGCCTCATCCGGGAGGCGATATGGTCGCTAAGATTCTTGTCGCAGCAGAACACGTAGCAGCCTTTCATCCCTCTCGACATGAGGACTTTGTATGTGTTCCTGATGATTTTCGAAGACAGTTTTTCCCCTTCTTCTGGAGGGAGTTTTTTGATTCCTTTCACGGACTGATCGGTTCTCGCCCTTTTCGATACGTCTGTGACGACGTGTCCGTCTTCGAATCTGAGATCGGGGCCGATTATCACTCCGACGTAATCGAATTCCAGCCCCTGGCATGTGTGTATGCATCCGATTTCGTTGACCGAATCCGGATCTATCGCCCACGTCTGGCTGGACCCCAAGTTCCAGCTCATCTCGAAGCCGTATTCTCCCAGTATGATATCGTGAACGGAAGGGTCATCCTTGCCTGCCGTTATCCAGTTCCAGCAGTATCCCGCGACCAGCCTTGACTTGTTGTCCTTCAGATTTTTCTCGGCTATCGCATCCCTCAGAGAATTGGGGTCGCTGAACAGGCGGAAGTCATATGCATAGGATTCGTCCCACAGGGGATTGGCCGTCTCGCGTATTCCCAGCACATCGTCCAGCCAAGAGATGTATCCGTCGGATCCGGAGCATCTGAACTGCGAGTCGAGTTCTGTCTCGTATACCTGCGAGCCAAGTGATCTGGCATGCTTTCTTATCTCTTCCACGGTGCCTATGTCCTTCGTGGTAACGATCTGATCCTCGTCTATGAAGAAAACCGACAGCCTGGATGCGCGGATTATCTCCATGATCTGGTTCTCTCCCATATTCGAGTAGATCCCGCTTTTCTCGTTGAGACGATGCGCTTCGTCGGCAAGGAGGACATCGAATCTGTTCTCGCTCAAGGGGGATGTGAACGCGCCCGAGCCGGAGAAAAGAATGTCAACGCGGCTCTTCTTCATAGTGCCTTTGAGTTTCTGGTTGTAGACGTTGCGCGGCGCCGCGTTCTTGGATACGTACGAGGCGGACATGCCGAGGCCGATCAGCTCTGAGAGGAGATTGATCGCCAGAACAGATTTTCCGGTCCCGGGGCCTCCTTTGACTATAATCGTGCGCTTGGAATCCGATTTGGCAATCTGCTTCGCAGAGCGCAGAACCTCCTCGAAAACTACTTTCTGAGTGTCCAGAAGGGTGAATTCGATATTGCCTCTCATCATGGAAGCCAGCACGTCCTGAAGGGATTTGGACGGCCTCAGCCTTCCCGAATCGATGTGGAAGATAGTTTCCTTGCCGTCGCCTTTCTTGATATACTTCCTCAGGAAATCTTCCAGTTTCTTCTTGTCATATTTTGCGAACAAAGGCGCCTCTCTGAGGTACCTCTCGTACGTTCTGTCGATTATGGGGTCGTTTTCTGACAGGGGATAGTTGTGGAGATAGGCGCAGGGGTGAAGCATTATTCCCATGTCCTGCACATCCGCATTGAAATCGGCGATGGCCATCGCGTATGACCATGCCTGATAGGATGGGTGGGCAGTCTCCCTTATGTCGCCCCCGATGAACGTGCGGACTATCCCGTCTTTGTCAGCCACGCATTCGGCCGATTCCCATTGTTTGAGCTCTATGATCACAGCGTTGCTTATGTCATCCCCATCCAACCCCGTAACGATAAGATCCACACGTTTGGAGGTGTACGGGATGTTGTATTCTATGGCGATGCCGGAATCGTCCGGTATTTCAGACATGAGGATGCACATGCCGACCGTAGACAGAGAATTCTTCCACGAGTTCAATTCGGATTTGGGGGTCTCCCTTCCGAACCTGTTCCTCATCAGGTCGCAGACTTTTTCGTCAAGGGTGCCGTTCTCGAGGTCTTCGATGAATTTATCTTTGGTTTCGCTGTAAATGATCACAGGTAAGAATGGGGTCTTTAGTTTAAAGCGATGGCACCGTCATGACACTGTGCATGCAGTCTTCGTGTTTGAGAGTCATATCTTGATGTCATGTCGTAAAATTTTACTTTTCGTCGGTTGACACCGCTACTTTTCGTCGGTTGGTTATGAGTGGATAAGAACAAACTTGTTTCATATAATGTTTAGTTTGATTTTTCAGGGTTCGGATGTGTTGTTAAAGATTCCTTTCCAAATCGGGGAAATGTATCTACGACTATATTCTCAATTCGGGGAAATGTATCTACGACTATATTCTCAATTCGGGGAAATGTACATAAAACCTGTTTTACAATCCGGGGAAATGTATTTAGCAAACACGTCGATTCAATATTATGCCCGAGGAAATCTTCGATCGCAGCATTTATGGCAGAATGCTCGAGTGGAAAAATAACTGGAGCGACAGCTATGCTTTGCTGATAGAAGGAGCTAGAAGGGTAGGCAAGAGCACGGTCGCCAGGGAATTCTCGAGGAAAGAATACCGTACGGCAATGATAATCGATTTCTACAATCCCCGTCCCGGGACGATCGAAGTTTTTAAAAGGCATTGGAACAATTATGATCGCTTGTTCACGGAGTTGCAGGCGATTTATTCGGTCGACCTTTATGTCGGTGAAAGCGTAATAGTCTTCGACGAGGTTCAGCGTTATCCCAAAGCCCGCGAGATGATCAAAGGTCTGGTTGAGGATGGAAGGTACAGGTATATCGAGACGGGCTCTCTGATAACGCTCTCATGCGCTTCCTCCAAGATCATGATTCCCTCCGAGGAGTATCGCTTAGAGATGCATCCTATGGATTTCCGTGAGTTCTGCATGGCGATGGGCGAATCCAAGAAATGGGAGTTGGCAAAGCACAGTTTCGATGGTATGGAGCCGATAGGCGCGATGCACAGGCAGCTCACCGAACTTTACAAAACATACATGGTGGTAGGCGGGATGCCGCAGTCGGTATCGAGGTTCAAAAAAACCCAGAGATATTCCGATGTCGAAAAAGTGAAAAACGGCATTCTCGATCTTTACCACGAGGATCTGGGAAAGATACCGGTAAACAAGGGAAACACGGCTAAGAGGCTGTTCGACCTTGTCCCAGCGATGCTGAGCCGTCATGAGAAGAGATTCCGCCCAGGCGCCGTCAAGAAAGGAAGCAGGACGTCGGATTATCTGGACAGCATCATGTGGCTGGAGGATTCGCGCATTTGCAACATATGCAAAGGCGTCAGAGATGTCCAGACCGCATTGGATCTGACGATCGATGAGACGTCGATGAAATGCTATCTGTTGGATACCGGGCTTCTGCTGACCCAAGCTTTCAACGAACACGTACTGGAAAGGGCCGATGTCAGAGGGGCTTTCATCCGCGATAAGCTCGGCATGAATGAGGGGATGCTTTTCGAGAATGCGGTGTCCCAGGAGCTGGTCTCGTGCGGGATCGACCTGAGGTTCTCCAGGTTCTATACAGATGACAAGCACGTCGGCGAGGTGGATTTCGTTGTCGGCGGAAGGAAAGTTACACCTATAGAAGTCAAGTCCGGGAATTCGGCGAGGCACAGATCCTTGGACCGTTTCATAGAGCGCTACCGGCCGCACATCAGGAAAGCTTATGTGATCCATTCTTCCGATCTGAAGATTGATGGGGATATCACCTACCTTCCGATTTACATGGTCGGGATGCTGGGGGCCGAGCTGGCCGGAGACAATTGATTTGGGGTCTGAGCATAGAACTATAGTATTACAACCCAGATTTGTTCTAGTTTTCGATCAGGATCGATTCCATGACCCTATAGTTATATAGATAGAACTATAGTACGAATTTAAAATCAGGGAGATGTCGGCCCGAGCCCGCGGGAAGCGGACCCAAGCCGGGAGGAATCATGGATGTTTTAAAGGGTTTAGCGTCATAACTCAGATACTATCTTGCGTGATTTGTACAGCGCATACCCGCATATGCCGACGATCAGAGCCATCCACAGGTATTCGGAGTAAGGTATCAAACCCTCCTTGAAGTAGTCCAGCCAGATGTCCCAGTTGCTCATTTCGCATCGCCTCCTATGTTTCCTACGAGCCATTCGAACTGCTTCTTCCCCGCATCGGTTATCGAGTAGAGGAAGACCGGCCTGTCTTTGCGGAATTTTCCTTCGCTGTCCAGCTCCGTCTTCTCGGTGCGGATGAATCCGGCGGTGGCCATCTCTATCATGTCGAAGTTCACGCAGTCGCGCTCGTAATCGGTGGTCATTCCGTAGTCTTCCATTATGAGGGGCACGATCTCGTAGCTCCAGTACGATCTGCCGTCGTATAGGCGCTCCAGTATCCTGAATTTGAGGGGCCTTCCTTCCATCATGGCTCTCACTCCCTGTGCTTGCGGGTGGATTCCATCGATTCGGGGGATTCGCTGACTAGCAGGAAGCTTCCCACCACGCAGATGACGACTCCTACCCAAAGCGTCCACTCCTGCTGCTGCCCGCAGAACACCAGCAGGAATATGCAGGAGAACAGTCCGCACAGTGTTCCTATGCTCTGTCCCCTTCCGACGCCGACGCGCTCATCCTTTCCACTCCCGTCCATTTCGAGCAGGCGTCATGGGCGTACCGCATGTTCGAGGACAGGCTGGTCTCGCTCATGGACGAGCACGGCGCGTCGCTGATTCCGGAGGGGAAGGATCTCCTGATAGTTGTCTCCTATTCCACCTCGTATGACGCGGCGGTCGCATTGGCCGATCATATCGAGAACCTCATGGTCGGGAAGTTCAAGTTCAAGATGG is part of the Candidatus Methanomethylophilaceae archaeon genome and encodes:
- a CDS encoding ATP-binding protein, which translates into the protein MPEEIFDRSIYGRMLEWKNNWSDSYALLIEGARRVGKSTVAREFSRKEYRTAMIIDFYNPRPGTIEVFKRHWNNYDRLFTELQAIYSVDLYVGESVIVFDEVQRYPKAREMIKGLVEDGRYRYIETGSLITLSCASSKIMIPSEEYRLEMHPMDFREFCMAMGESKKWELAKHSFDGMEPIGAMHRQLTELYKTYMVVGGMPQSVSRFKKTQRYSDVEKVKNGILDLYHEDLGKIPVNKGNTAKRLFDLVPAMLSRHEKRFRPGAVKKGSRTSDYLDSIMWLEDSRICNICKGVRDVQTALDLTIDETSMKCYLLDTGLLLTQAFNEHVLERADVRGAFIRDKLGMNEGMLFENAVSQELVSCGIDLRFSRFYTDDKHVGEVDFVVGGRKVTPIEVKSGNSARHRSLDRFIERYRPHIRKAYVIHSSDLKIDGDITYLPIYMVGMLGAELAGDN
- a CDS encoding TetR/AcrR family transcriptional regulator, with the protein product MATKMNHDRKRSGKGEETRRRIIDASVVLFLDKGYEKTTIREIAWKAGVLPGSVYNLFKNKDEVFAEVVSEALWDSIRESKECLPKNSSLTSILSFPIFLQIYAASKSQHIASLIGTIYRKWDIK
- a CDS encoding MMPL family transporter, producing the protein MNIVKKGDYTFDSYSKSVQKHPKAIVAVWIVALIIAVPFALQSESVLNYDMTSMGGFDSESTEGNGLMDEHFSNGISAKAILVVPYSDAYQLAEIQDKLIASGALDKRVQERYGSEVTTMAMGSYSKDGSASGICLVAFEFPEGKAVTDEVGTLRGIVSDAKADAGLSGLKTYVTGAAAISYDTMQEASRDVQIIDPLSVILIFALLALFFWTICTAIIPPAVVGAAYGIVLALIYGLGMILDIFYVTKVIVLVSMLGAGCDYSVFIVSRYREERKKGASKEDSITDAVRWAGESVFTSGLAVIIGFAVMSFCTFSLLSSMAIILALGIVMAMAAALTLIPAVLSLIGDKVFWPRSIDYYKAGTRKGSYAKAVNFSKSYYTRAADIALKHSKAIVIAVILLTVPLAYVAVTSEDSFDMISVMPDSEGKEGIQVITENADGGMIMPSYVVVDVGSEAAEISPLPMEGLGTLVWTEYGREVLAGSAASAAKIVSSDGNISTAMSPMSWAAMYQSAYKAIQGKGIPESMITAEMVNRAITDQMPDLVSMQLEERLFGTYGWDIKPDDTLWGAIYGAAYKAILVKGVPESMITVEMVNRAAVSAVPEPISSSLTQMFDSYGWGLPPEAVSANVPALGSTIASMIDYSLNIGAGLVSDDGKYIRMMVLVKDEPMSRASMDSIGGMRDVMSSVVGDGSGWAKGSWVTGTGAILYDISEVVGHEFTLIEIAVVVLIFVLLFLVLGSYLTPVRSLATIIMSVVWTLGLLQIVFSRILGIDIVWMVPIILFVICLGLGMDYDILLTTRIREGKIRGMSNDEAIKNAVIRSGPIIALCGLIMGGTFLTMLVSGSAMLQEIGFALGVAILVDSLVVVPFIVPALMHLMGDWSWKGPKFLRKDGIN
- a CDS encoding DUF2075 domain-containing protein; translated protein: MIIYSETKDKFIEDLENGTLDEKVCDLMRNRFGRETPKSELNSWKNSLSTVGMCILMSEIPDDSGIAIEYNIPYTSKRVDLIVTGLDGDDISNAVIIELKQWESAECVADKDGIVRTFIGGDIRETAHPSYQAWSYAMAIADFNADVQDMGIMLHPCAYLHNYPLSENDPIIDRTYERYLREAPLFAKYDKKKLEDFLRKYIKKGDGKETIFHIDSGRLRPSKSLQDVLASMMRGNIEFTLLDTQKVVFEEVLRSAKQIAKSDSKRTIIVKGGPGTGKSVLAINLLSELIGLGMSASYVSKNAAPRNVYNQKLKGTMKKSRVDILFSGSGAFTSPLSENRFDVLLADEAHRLNEKSGIYSNMGENQIMEIIRASRLSVFFIDEDQIVTTKDIGTVEEIRKHARSLGSQVYETELDSQFRCSGSDGYISWLDDVLGIRETANPLWDESYAYDFRLFSDPNSLRDAIAEKNLKDNKSRLVAGYCWNWITAGKDDPSVHDIILGEYGFEMSWNLGSSQTWAIDPDSVNEIGCIHTCQGLEFDYVGVIIGPDLRFEDGHVVTDVSKRARTDQSVKGIKKLPPEEGEKLSSKIIRNTYKVLMSRGMKGCYVFCCDKNLSDHIASRMRQRN